agaaaaattcCATTTTATCAAGTGAAGATTCCAGCACCATATTTGACCACAGCTGATATAGTGaatgtgtgattctgtgtagacaacaaaatattagcGACAACGTTATAAAGCAACAATGCCTGTTTAAAGTCATAATTCCCAATTTATAGTGCACTGCAGATTTTGCACCAACAGGTTGATCCAACACCTGGTAATGTCCTGCCAAAtgaaagatgaatgaaaaagaaaaataataagcaaaagaATCATAACTAAATGCTTTCTCTGTTCAAATTCATGTCTCTTCAGTCCACATCACTACACTCTTTGCATATCTTGATCCAGGTTCTTAATCACAGGCAGTGTTAATTTTTCAAACACCACAAAGATGAATACACATAGTCGAACCTTTTCAAGTGGCATAAATAACATGTCAAACATATCACAGGTAGagtgtttcagttttcttggcAGATTCACatctaaaagaaaatgatacaCTATGAAGGCAACATTGCTCTGAAAAAAGAAGTCCCAAAGCTATCAGGTTTCTGCCACTCACAGTGTCCTTTCACTTGAATTCAGAATTTTGTTAAGAGTTTATCTTCAACCTAAAAGACATCAGCATCAACCAGTGAGTGGGTTTAGATCCACCCGAACTCTCTCACAACTGCTCAGCATGCCAATGGTTGGATAGAAACCTCCTTTAGGAATGACCGCTCGTCTTTTACCAATGAATTTGCCATTGCGAGTGAAAAACACCTGAAACagcaaaagtttcttttacacTGCTGacgacaacagcaaaaataaccCCCCCCCCAGCCCCCAATCAACTTTTAGGGcaactttttacttttttaaagaagatacCATAAAAACAAAGGCCAAGCAGGCTTAGAAGAGTTTACAACgtacaaaagaaattaagaaaaacataaagactATTATAAAGTTAATagaataagaaagagagaaaatgtactACGCTATAGGTTGTGTACTACCTTACCTCAACTGTGCCTGCCTGCTCTTCCATGTCTTCCACTTGCTTAGGGTGAGCATcttcttcatattcttcatcGTCACCATATTCAGAGGGAGAGTCTTCATTTTCAGCATCATCCTCATTTTCATCAACTGCTGCATTTGCTTCTTCTTGATCATAGTCCGGAGGAAACAGGATGCCACACCCCATGATATCACCTGGAAAtgatttgaaaaatgttttcaatatgcAAGCATagttataaagtttttgttCGATAATTCCTTGtttaatgtagaaaataaaagtaaacacaatCGAGTTAATTTTTCAATTATACATGCATCTTTATCATACTCCAAAAGACATAAGCTAAAAATTAGGCTGCATAATCTGAAACAGAgaaaccaaaggaaaaaaatcccaaatcTTTAATTTCTACTGCACTACTGATTTTTGTTCAGTGTTGATGATCCATTTGTTGTGCATGCTGAGTTAATCTGTCTCAAGTTATGACATGCATGTTTATAAAGACTTATTTTTCAACAGACCTTTTATTCAAAGAAAGCAATACCTGTTAGAAAACATAAACTTGTCTTTAGAATTTGATCAAGATTCAGCCTTTAAATATAGATGCACCTCAAACAGGTGTGTCTTTACCAATGAAACAATAAGTACAAAAGCATGAGAATGCATGGGGAAGGGATCTGCTAGCCATCTTCATCTGTAGATCTATGTCCAAAATGTTTGAATACTTTAAAGTTAACTTTTACAATGATATATTTCTACAGTTCAGTTTGCAATAAattgacaagattttttttttacctttatgaCATTTTGGTCCAAATGGATCTCCTATTCCTGatcctaaaaatattttcccatcatctgaaaagaaagagacattTACAGCATGTAGCTTCTGACATTTCAACAGGAATAATCTCAATCTTTAGCCTTCATTGTTTTTTAAGTTATGAGTTGGTGCACACTCTTTGAAAGTTAGTACTGTGGAACCTCAATTATCTGGTCTTCAATTAACCGTGCATTCAGTTATCTAAGATCaccttgaaaaaacaaaaacccaaaatgCTAGACACCACAAGACCGCTAAGATTTTGCAGCCAATAATTCCAACTACAGGTGTCACAGGTTTAAGTTTTCTTTCCTGAGCAGGAAGCAGTTTCACATTTTAGTGACATCCTAACACTTGGCAAACTCTGCACATCAATAAAACTGAAGACCTGCAAGAACACATAGTAGAATCTcctgtctgatttttttcaagaaaatttcaTAAACCATACAAGGTAAGAATTTCACTGTACAGCAACTTTTCTagcatttgcaaaaaaaaaaagaaaagaaaaggcaagtCAGACATATGCCCTGTTTATTGCAAAAGGTggaactaaaaaaaagttaaagtaaaaTTATAGGCTCTTCAAATTTTACAGTGTTCAGGTGTGACTTGCCTGCATGGTATGCTATAGACTCACGGTTCCACCCTGGATGCCTGTGCTTGGGGtaattctgtaaataaaaataagaatattgatgttttaaactgagccagcaactaaggctatatcacagcaaagcagccaggcctgtaaacaaaggccacatgcagagaaagaacagtgtaacctcactgtattggtgacaggcactaaccattgtGCCATCAGACCACCCTGAGCTCTTATCACAACAAAAAGGTAGACATACATATTTACAATTACACAGTAGTTTTTAATTCATACacaaaatatcataaaatgtttatgcatACTCACTTTTCTAGCAATGCCAATAGCAATGTAGCAGTTTTCTCCTGGGTCTACAATTTCCAGTTCAAAATAGTGATTTGTGGTTGTAAGTGGTAAGCGGGCTTGGGCCAGACCTACATCATGTATCGTTTTGCCACGTCCATCATATTCCAATAtctaaaacaagaagaaataaacttatcaaaaaaaaaaaaaaaaaaaaaaaaaaaaaaaaaaaaaaaatcagctctATCTTTCCTAAATACTGCCTCTGTCTTTTGACACATACCTTTTTAATTTACACAGATGCACATTTATATTTAACCTATCATCTGCCTCAAATTCAACCTGTCATTTGAATGTAGCTGGAATTAACATCTTGGCAccaaacaaagaagcaaaaggTGATTTTCTATTGAATTGTAGACTAAATTCAGAGAACAACTACacaaaatattgtgaataaCTGAGAACTTGAGAAATGTTAACCTCAGCTGAATATGGAGCTAAACACAAAGCGGCTGACAAGCTTATAAAACATTCTGCAGTCATGAGCTTATTACAAACATGAGCAACTGCATTGTTAATACATTTTCAGGAAGAAGCACATATAGTGCTAAAAACAAAGTTagtcatatacatatatctttgaaaacatacacatatctatttgcatgtaataaaaaaaattcttaattttgAAGCCCAATACACTAAGAAAGATGCTAAACCACATGCACCTGCCCAATGAGCTTTATATCATGAAGTCTTCGCCAGTCTTCCTCACAATGGTCTATAGCCATTAGCATGGCATCTTCTCTTGGCCACTCAGCATCCAGATTCAGGCGTACCTCCTCCCCATCAGAGTGGAGTCCAACAGCTGGGTGCAAACCTCCCTGAGGCACTGGTATTTTCACAGACCCAAGCTGGA
This is a stretch of genomic DNA from Pomacea canaliculata isolate SZHN2017 linkage group LG3, ASM307304v1, whole genome shotgun sequence. It encodes these proteins:
- the LOC112558819 gene encoding SPRY domain-containing protein 3-like, coding for MEAFLRNQILNVYPHRPPAMQRNDEKKDAKLPHRFDSVLVDGDLLSYSPNVQQRVGVYIAAKPVTPENNYFELEIIDPGVSCCIAIGLVPYQYPLYAQPGWKAFGVGYHADDGRLYKSSGMGQVYGPRCHLGDHMGCGIKFPAGANPKQAGQAYVFFTRNGKELGSVKIPVPQGGLHPAVGLHSDGEEVRLNLDAEWPREDAMLMAIDHCEEDWRRLHDIKLIGQILEYDGRGKTIHDVGLAQARLPLTTTNHYFELEIVDPGENCYIAIGIARKNYPKHRHPGWNRESIAYHADDGKIFLGSGIGDPFGPKCHKGDIMGCGILFPPDYDQEEANAAVDENEDDAENEDSPSEYGDDEEYEEDAHPKQVEDMEEQAGTVEVFFTRNGKFIGKRRAVIPKGGFYPTIGMLSSCERVRVDLNPLTG